GACTTATTGTCTAGCTTCGACTACATGGCATCTACGCCGACCCTATTTAACTCAGGTACTTTGCGTCCGCAATTATCAAGCTGTTACTTAACGACAATTGGTGATGACCTGTACGACATTTATGGCGCAATGCGTGATAACGCAATGTTGTCTAAATGGGCTGGCGGTTTAGGTAATGACTGGACACCAGTTCGTGCCTTGAACTCATATATCAAAGGCACCAACGGTAAATCTCAAGGTGTGGTTCCATTCCTTAAAGTTGCCAACGATACAGCCGTTGCGGTAAACCAAGGTGGTAAGCGTAAAGGTGCAGTCTGTGCATACCTTGAAACTTGGCACTTGGATGTTGAAGAATTCCTAGAGCTCCGTAAAAACACTGGTGATGACCGTCGTCGTACCCATGACATGAACACGGCGAACTGGGTGCCTGACTTGTTCATGCAACGTGTATTTGAAGATGCTGAATGGACACTGTTCACGCCTTCTGAAACACCAGACCTGCATGATTTAACAGGTGCTGAATTTGCTGAGCGTTATGCGCACTACGAAGCAGTCGCAAAACAAGAAAACATGCTGCATAAGAAAGTCCGTGCGAAAGACTTATGGCGCAAAATGCTTTCGATGTTGTTCGAAACTGGTCACCCGTGGATCACATTCAAAGATGTATGTAACTTACGTTCACCACAACAACATGTGGGCGTAGTTCACTCATCGAACTTGTGTACAGAAATCACCTTAAACACTAACCAAGATGAAATCGCGGTGTGTAACTTAGGTTCGATCAACCTTGTACAACACGTTCAAGGTGGTGTGTTAGATCGTGAGAAACTTGCGCGTACAGTGAAAACTGCGGTGCGTATGCTCGATAACGTGATCGACATTAACTACTATGCAGTGCCACAAGCAAAGAATTCAAACTTGAAGCACCGCCCTGTAGGTATGGGGATCATGGGCTTCCAAGATGCATTGTATGAAATGAATCTTGCTTATGGTTCAGATGCAGCGGTTGATTTCGCCGATGAATCAATGGAAGTGATCAGCTACTACGCAATCGAAACTTCAAGCAACCTTGCGCTTGAACGTGGTGCTTATTCAACATTCAAAGGTTCATTGTGGGATCAAGGGATTCTGCCAATCGACTCTTTAGAAATCGTTGCAAAATCACGTCCAGAGCGTATGTTCGAAGTGGATCGTACTCAACGTTTAGACTGGGATTCATTACGTACTAAAGTTCAGAAAGACGGTATGCGTAACTCAAATGTGATGGCGATTGCACCGACTGCAACCATCTCTAACATTTGTGGCGTGTCTCAATCGATTGAGCCAACTTTCCAGAACTTGTATGTGAAATCGAATCTTTCTGGTGAGTTCACCGTGATCAACCCTTACCTTGTTCGTGCATTAAAAGAACGTGGTCTTTGGGATACGGTAATGGTCAATGATCTAAAACACTTCGAAGGTTCAGTGCAAAAGATTGCGCGTATTCCTGAAGAATTAAAAGCAATCTTCGCGACTGCATTTGAAGTAGATACTCGCTGGATCGTAGATGCTGCGTCACGTCGTCAAAAATGGATCGACCAAGCACAGTCATTGAACCTTTACATCGCTGGCGCGAATGGTAAGAAACTTGACATCACCTATAAGATGGCATGGTTACGTGGTCTTAAAACCACATATTATCTCCGAGCTTTAGGTGCAACATCGGCTGAGAAATCAACCATTAATACGGGTGCACTGAATGCAGTTAAACCAGCATCGGTTGAAGCGCCTGTGGTTGCAGCAGCACCAGCGGCAGTTGTAGCTGAGAAGAAACCTGAAACTGCGGTTGAAGAAGATGGTTTCACGACAGCAGCGCCAGTGCCATTGGCGTGTTCAATTGACAACCCAGACTGCGAAGCTTGTCAGTAATTTTATTCCTCTCTCAATAAATCCCCTCTCCTTTTAGGAGAGGTGATGAGCGACTAAAGCTCCGCAAGAGAGGTTTCTATAGAGGCATCGATCATGTTCCATCTCAGTCATAATTATCAATTTGGTGTGATTGTTCTGATTTGTGCCTTTCTAGTGTTTTATATCCCCCTCGTTTACGCGTTTTTTAAAATACGTAGACAACAGCGTAATCAAAATAAGTCTTAGGGATTGTCAGTGTCCATTGGTCACTTTTTAAAACTCAATCAATAAAACTTAATTTTGCTTACACAAATTGAGCGTATAGTAGGACATCTCCTTGCTTGAGATGTCTAAATAAAAGATATAAAGCAACGAAGAGAGAATTGATATGTCTATCCTTAGTTGGGACGATTTTGAAGATGATTCGCAAAAACCGACTACACCTGAACACAAGTCTGCGCCCATCGACACGCAAAAAACGGTTAATACGCAAGTGGTATCTGATTCAGAGCAATCATCGCCGCGCGTGGCTGCTGCACAACCCGCTGGAACCAGTACCGTGCGATCAACAAATCCAACCGATTCGTTGGCACGAGCATCTGCTGCCTTAGAACATTTAGATGCTGCACCTGGCTTGGAAGAGCTTGAGATGGGTGCACAACGTGTACAGGTTGATGATAAAGCGATGATCAACTGTCGCGCTGACTTAAACCAGCTTGTTCCGTTTAAATACGAGTGGGCTTGGCAGAAGTATCTTGACGGGTGTGCAAACCACTGGATGCCGCAAGAAGTCAACATGAACCATGATATCGCGCTTTGGAAGTCTGAAAATGGCTTAACTGAAGATGAGCGTACCATCATCATGCGTTCTTTGGGTTTCTTCTCGACTGCAGACTCATTGGTTGCAAACAACTTGGTCTTGGCGATCTACCGTCACATTACTAACCCTGAATGCCGTCAGTACATCTTGCGTCAAGCGTTTGAAGAAGCGATTCACACGCATGCTTATCAATACTGTATCGAATCTTTGGGTATGGACGAAGGCGAAGTCTTCAACATGTACCGCGAGATTCCAAGTGTTGCGCGTAAAGCATCGTGGGGCTTGAAGTACACTCAATCTTTAAGTGATCCAACGTTCAACACAGGTACGCCTGAAAACGACCAACGTTTACTGCGTAACTTGATCGCATTCTATTGCGTACTTGAAGGGATCTTCTTCTACTGTGGCTTTACTCAAATCTTGAGTATGGGTCGTCGTAACAAGATGAATGGTGTTGCTGAGCAGTTCCAGTACATCTTGCGTGATGAGTCTATGCACTTGAACTTCGGTATCGACATGATCAACCAGATCAAGATCGAGAACCCGCACTTGTGGACGGCTGAGTTCCAAGAAGAAGTGATTCAAATGATTCTTGAAGGCACCATGCTTGAGATCGAATATGCGCGTGACACGATGCCACGTGGTGTATTGGGTATGAATGCAAGCATGATGGAAGAATACTTGAAGTTCATCTGTAACCGTCGTTTAGCGCAGCTTGGTTTACCTGAGCAGTTTGCTGGTGTAACCAACCCATTTGGCTGGATGTCTGAGATGATGGACTTGCGTAAAGAGAAAAACTTCTTTGAAACGCGTGTAACAGACTACCAAACTGGTGGTGCGTTAAGCTGGTAAGTTGAATTAACAGCTATAAAAAACCGCCTAAATGGCGGTTTTTTTAAGAAAATCTGCATTTATAAATTTCTATTTTTGCAAATTCATCCAGTGTAATTTTATTTTAACCATGGACAGTCTTAGATCACAATTTGTTGATTATTGGTTAGATTAGCCAAACTTGTATTCGTATTATTTAAAAATCCTGAAGAAAAAACTATTAAAAGATTAATAGTGACTTGTCCATATCATTCAAAAATTTTATACCGAGTGATGATATATAAAATTCTCTATTCGATTTACGCTCCTTAGCTTTGGCAACAGGAAATTGAAAAAATGTAAATAATATCGCCTATGTGAGTATTACAAGTATCTCTATCGCTGGCCAGTGAAAGGAGTTTACAGGGTTATTTCACAACCATCAAAATAATAAGAACCCTCCAGGGTAAAATATGATGAGCTTTGAAAGAGGAAATAGCCATGTTGATTATTCCTAATTTTTTATTTTCTAGTTTTTTTTAATATCACATAAAAACAATTGCCATGCATCACTCAATTGAGCTTCATCTAAAGCTTTCTTTAATTCATCAGACATAAAAATTGAATTATCAAGCTCAGGATCTCTCCACAAATCAATATCACATTTAACAGCCTCCTTTTTTATGGCAATAGCATGATCTGCATAGTCCGCATGGTATAACTCAAAAAGTTGATAACCATTATGTCGAGTATTTCTATATTTTATTAATTCTTCTGTACTATATTCTGGATAGAAAAAGTTTCGCAATTCAGTAATATTCAGAAAATAATAGGTTTGATCATTTACCAATTCATTGAGCTGAATATCAAAAAAAGATAAGGGATAAAGTGTACTTTCGCCTAAACGAAACTTTTTCAGTACATTGGCGCACTCTTCAGTAAGGATAACAAAGCCATCTTGGGTACGAAAAAAACTAGGTAGTTTCACTGTTTTGCCAAAACCATGTGCATATAAAATAGTTGGAGCATTTTCTGGTAATATCTTTTCAGCTAGGTGATATCTTTTAATTATTTCTATGCTCTTTTGAGTCATTTCATTTTTTTGCTCTTTTTCCTCTGCCGTTGCTCCCACTTTATTTAGTTTATTAAACTCTGGATAGTCAAATAGTCCAGGAAAAGTTAACTCAAATACCCGATAATTTTCATCAAACATTATTGTTGTTGTCCATACATTATTAGACATAATTTTATCTCTTTAAGGTCAGGTATCTGCAATAATTACTTTTACCAAAAGTGTATAAATTTCAGCTGCTTCATATCTACAACTATTGTTATGCTAACTATTAATTAACATAATAATAGTTATATTATTACTAAAAGTCGAGCTGAAATTTCAACGGGTAATATATGATGAACTTGAAAAGAAGAAATAGCCATGTTGTTTTTTCCTAATTATTTATTTTCTATTTTTTATTTAATATCACATAAAAATAATTGCCATGCATCACTCAATTGCGCTTCATCTAAAGCTTTCTTAAGTTCATCAGACATAAAAATTGAGTCATCTAATTCTGGGTCTTGCCATAAATCGACATCACATGTTGTAGCTTCATTAGCTAAGGTTACCGCATAATCGGCATAATCAGCATGGTATAAACTGAAAAGTTGATAATTTTCATGTTTAGTGTATGAGCGTTTATCTAGTTCTTCTGTGCAATATTCAGGACGTAAATAACTTCTTAACTCAGTAATATTGAAAAAATAATAGGTTTGATCATTCACCAACTCATTGAGTTGAATATCAAAAAAAGATAAGGGATAAAGTGTGCTTTCGCCTAAGCGAAACTTTTTCAGTACATTGGCGCACTCTTCAGTAAGGATAACAAAGCCATCTTGGGTACGAAAAAAACTAGGTAGTTTCACTGTTTTGCCAAAACCATGTGCATATAAAATAGTTGGAGCATTTTCTGGTAATATCTTTTCAGCTAGGTGATATCTTTTAATTATTTCTATGCTCTTTTGAGTCATTTCATTTTTTTGCTCTTTTTCCTCTGCCGTTGCTCCCACTTTATTTAGTTTATTAAACTCTGGATAGTCAAATAGTCCAGGAAAAGTTAACTCAAATACCCGATAATTTTCATCAAACATTATTGTTGTTGTCCATACATTATTAGACATATTTTCCTCTTGTAAGTTTTAGTAAAGTTAGATCTGAGATATTAACATTAAGCATATTTTTTATAAGTGAAATTTCTAATCCTGCGACATAATTTTTCGCATAAAACAATCACAATACAAGCTCAATCATTCTCTTCACCGTTAAATTCAAATGCCTCCATTGCATCCATAATTTTTTTCAAATTTCTCTATTAATAATTATCAAATCTAAAAAATAATATAAGCTGTAGCATTTTCTAGCCTCTATTAGTACCAAACAGTACCCCCACCAACCATCCCTCCAACAACTTCCCTTTATCCACTTTATGACCACTCAACAACTGCACCATTACCCCATCCACCACAAACAAGAACATCTGTGCATCTGCTTTGGCAGCTTTGATATCCATCCTTACCAACAACATATAAATTTCACGAATCAGCCAGTTTCGGTACTCCACCACCATCTCATACGCCTTTGGATAACGGGTTTTAATTTCAAAAACTGCCCGAAACAATAAATGGTACATCCCTTCTACATCGGCATGCAGAAAGAAAATCCGTTTCAGCTTTTCACGCCCTGATAGATGTTTATTGGCATACAGAATCGAACGGACTTCTTTCTTCAGTGCCGTTCTCTGCAAGCTTAGCGTCATTTCAACCAAATGTTCTTTGGAGTGAAAGTATTTATAAAAGGTGCCTTTGGCAATTTGTGACGCATCAATAATCAGGTCGACCCCAACATGATGAAATCCATCTTGGTTAAACAGCGTTTGCGAGGTATCCAAGACTTTTTGAGCACGATAAGTCAAAGCAAAAGGTGGCATATCATTTCCATGATTGAATAATTTTTTGTTGTTGCTTAACCCGATCAAGCAGCCATTTATGCTGCAATGAGCAAAAAAAGGCATGCAAAGACCCGATAAGACGGCCTAAGCACATCTCAAGTTTTATTGTTGATATGATTTTTTAGTCGTGACAAAGCAGCGCTTGAAAAGCCTAAAGGCAATCAAACGGCGTCAAAGACTAATTGAGAAAAATAAAAATACAGTGCATGGCCAACTCCTACAAAATTCGGAACGCTGCCAAGACATAAAGATTATGGTGGCAGGGAGAAAGAGGGTTGACAGACTGAACCTAAGAATCAGCACGCCCAAAGGCGTCCCCCTTTCGCCCTACCGCTACAAAAGAGGGACGAACAAGTCTACATCAAAAAAACAAGGTTTTTCAATGCACTTAGGAAACGGTCTGTCAAAACCGGCTGGCGATGTAGGCCAGCGCTTAAAGAATAAGCGGTGGGTTTAAGGGTGTCAACGTTACACTTTGGGCCAAAGTAATTTTATTATTATATTTCAATTAATTAAATTATTTATTATTTTTAAATTATGATATAAATGTATTTTAATAATCAGCCAATTGGCTTAAAGCATCCTGCTTTAAGCGACTTCAGTTTGCCCCACTTGGTGATAAGCACGATTAAAATAAACCAAGCTTTGATCATGTCCACTTTGTTGAACCGCCACGATCCGACAAATAAAAATCGTATGCGTTCCCACTTCCTGAATTTGATCAATCTCGCAATCGAAATTCACCAAAGCATCATCCAAAACAGGCGCACCTGTTTCCAACTCTGACCAAGCACCGTGTTTAAAACGTTCTTCTGGACTCAATTTAGACGAAAAGGCTTTAGAAATATGTTGATGATCTGCGCTTAACACATTCACGCTTAAGATTTTATTGTCAACGAAATGCACATGCGAACTCGATGCCCGATTCATACACACCAATAAAGTCGGAGGCGTATCAGTGACGCTACATACAGCAGATGCAGTAAAGCCATAACGACCAGACATGCCTGTGGTGGTAATCACACTGACTGCACTGGTGAGTAAAGACATTGCATCTCTAAAATCTGTTGCTTCAACCATCACTTTATACCTCAATTAAACCCGAGCTTTGCATTGGTATCAAGGGCGCACATACTCGCCCTTTCAACCTCACAACATCAGTGCATTTTAGCCTTGCAGTTCTCGACGAACAATTTCCGCACCTGCACTTAATGCATTCAGCTTGCCACGCGCAACATCACGCGCCAAAGGTGCCATACCACAGTTGGTTGATGGATACAGCTTATCTGCATCGACAAACTGAAGTGCTTTACGTAAGGTATCGGCAACTTCTTCTGGCGTTTCCACCGTGTTGCTCGCCACGTCAATCGCACCGACCATCACCTTTTTACCGCGAATCAATTCAATTAGATCCATCGGCACACGCGAGTTGTGACATTCGAGCGAGATGATATCAAGTTTTGACTGCTGTAGCTTTGGAAAAGCCTCTTCATATTGACGCCATTCTGAACCAAGGGTCTTTTTCCAGTCGGTATTGGCTTTAATGCCATAACCATAGCAAATGTGCACCGCAGTTTCACACTTCAAACCTTCAAGCGCACGCTCTAAAGTCGCCACACCCCAGTCATTCACTTCATCAAAGAACACATTAAAAGCAGGTTCATCGAACTGGATAATATCCACGCCAGCTGCTTCTAACTCTTTCGCTTCTTCATTCAGGATTTTGGCAAATTCCCATGCCAATTTTTCACGACTTTTATAATGTGCATCGTACAACGTATCAATCATGGTCATTGGCCCTGGCAACGCCCATTTGATTGGTTGATTGGTTTGCTGACGTAAAAACTTGGCATCTTCAACAAAAACAGGCTTTTGACGCGATACCGCACCCACAACAGTCGGAACACTGGCATCATAACGATTACGGATGCGCACCGTCTCGCGTTTCTCAAAATCAACACCGGTAAGATGCTCAATAAATGTCGTCACAAAATGCTGACGGGTTTGCTCGCCATCACTGACAATATCAATGCCCGCCACTTGCTGTTCATGCAAAGACAAACGTAAAGCATCCTGTTTACCTTCTATCAGACCCTGCTCTTGCAGTTTCCACGGCGACCAAAGCTTTTCAGGCTCTGCCAACCAAGACGGTTTCGGTAAGCTACCCGCAGTCGACGTTGGTAATAATCTTTTCATCATCAATAACCTTATATTTTCAATAAATTAGTGCGCGTAACTTTTTTGCGAGTTGCTTTGTGCTGCATAATTGGCAGACCACTGTTCCAGAATGTTTTGATAAGGTTTGATAAATTGTTCTTCAACAAATTTGCCTTGTTCAATCGCCAAACGACTACGTTCTTCGCGGTCATATACAATGCGAGTCAGTGAATAATCTTGGTTGCTCAAACTTGGTTGATACGATTTGCCTGCCACTGAATTAGCATTGTAAATTTCAGGACGATAAATCTTCTGGAAGCTTTCCATGGTGCTGATGGTGCTGATCAATTCCAGATTGCTGTAATCCGCCAACAAATCACCAGAGAAATAGAAGGCCAACGGCGCAACACTATTTGGTGGCATGAAATAACGCACTTTTAAGCCCATTTTCTGGAAATACTCATCCGTTAATGAATATTCATCTTGCAGATATTCCGTACCCAATACTGGATGTTGATTTTCAGTACGTTGATAGACCTTGCTGCTAGAAACACTGAGGCAGATCACAGGCGGTTTTTTAAAGTTTGCCTTATAAGTCTCTGACTCAATAAAGCTCTTAAACAAGTTGCCATGTAAGTCGCCGAAGTTCTCTGGTGTGCTAAATCCAGACTGATTTTTATTATGCTCAAGCAATAGCACACTGAAATCATAATCACGCACATAAGAAGAGAAGTTGTTACCAACAATACCTTCAATACGCTCATTGGTTTTTTTATCAACAATATTGGTTTTTAAAATTTCAATCAAAGGCAATGCATTGCTATCAGTGCCCGCTTCAACCTTCATCTCAACAGAAATAATCTCAAGCTCGACCGCATAACGATCCCCTTCTGGATTATCCCAATGTGCCAAGGTATTGAAACGATTGTCGATCATTTTTAGGGTATTACGCAGATTTTCTTGGCGGCTTTGACCACGAGCCAAATTGGCAAAGTTGGTTGTAATACGGGTATTTTCTGATGGGTAATAGTTCTCATCAAAACGAATACTCTTGATCGTAAAATTAAATGCGCTACTCATTTTAATCCGCCACCCTAATTTCTAAGATAAATCTGAATTTCTGTATAGAGTGATTTATACCGTAATCAAGAGATGAATAAAAATGATTTAATCTAAGTCGAAAATGAATGAAATTCACTTTAATAAATTTACTGAGATGAAAATGGCTCAGCTTCCTCGGTTAATGACCCATAGAAAGATGAATATCGCTCAGGGGATTTTGGACTGATCTGGATAACGTATGGGGTGCATGCAAATCATACCAAGCGGCATTGCGCTCTCTTCGATTACATCACTCATTGATGCTTAACTGCGCATTTTGTTATTATCTAAATCATCCTATTTGGTCAAATAGTGACTGATCTCTCTAAACCATAAGTCTAAGATTTACTAGAACTTTCTACATTTTTCACACAATAAATCATCAAAGTCGGCTTGATTTGTACATTTTGAAACATTAGTTCAACCAAAATACCGTCTAAATTAAAGTAAAATTCATGAACTAACTTCTTCAACATCAGTGCGAAGGCGATCCCTTGCCATGCTGATGTGCCTTTA
This genomic stretch from Acinetobacter sp. C32I harbors:
- a CDS encoding ribonucleoside-diphosphate reductase subunit alpha yields the protein MSIITSTPGQLQVIKRTGEIATFNAEKISVAIGKAFLAVEGQQGTDSSRIHDRITQLTEMVMNTFNRRLPSGGTIHIEEIQDQVELALMRTGEQKVARAYVIYRDQRASARQQTGANHHPTLQITDANGQLQPLDLDALTATIETASEGLEGIDVQAILDETVKNLYNGVKESDIATTMMMATRTRIEQEPNYTYVTARLLSSELVSTGLEFLGLPAETLEGDALETFLKKGIELDLLSEDLLNFDLAKLAAAIKPERSNQFTYLGLQTLFDRYFIHSNGVRFELPQLFFMRVSMGLALNEENKEDRAIEFYDLLSSFDYMASTPTLFNSGTLRPQLSSCYLTTIGDDLYDIYGAMRDNAMLSKWAGGLGNDWTPVRALNSYIKGTNGKSQGVVPFLKVANDTAVAVNQGGKRKGAVCAYLETWHLDVEEFLELRKNTGDDRRRTHDMNTANWVPDLFMQRVFEDAEWTLFTPSETPDLHDLTGAEFAERYAHYEAVAKQENMLHKKVRAKDLWRKMLSMLFETGHPWITFKDVCNLRSPQQHVGVVHSSNLCTEITLNTNQDEIAVCNLGSINLVQHVQGGVLDREKLARTVKTAVRMLDNVIDINYYAVPQAKNSNLKHRPVGMGIMGFQDALYEMNLAYGSDAAVDFADESMEVISYYAIETSSNLALERGAYSTFKGSLWDQGILPIDSLEIVAKSRPERMFEVDRTQRLDWDSLRTKVQKDGMRNSNVMAIAPTATISNICGVSQSIEPTFQNLYVKSNLSGEFTVINPYLVRALKERGLWDTVMVNDLKHFEGSVQKIARIPEELKAIFATAFEVDTRWIVDAASRRQKWIDQAQSLNLYIAGANGKKLDITYKMAWLRGLKTTYYLRALGATSAEKSTINTGALNAVKPASVEAPVVAAAPAAVVAEKKPETAVEEDGFTTAAPVPLACSIDNPDCEACQ
- a CDS encoding ribonucleotide-diphosphate reductase subunit beta, whose product is MSILSWDDFEDDSQKPTTPEHKSAPIDTQKTVNTQVVSDSEQSSPRVAAAQPAGTSTVRSTNPTDSLARASAALEHLDAAPGLEELEMGAQRVQVDDKAMINCRADLNQLVPFKYEWAWQKYLDGCANHWMPQEVNMNHDIALWKSENGLTEDERTIIMRSLGFFSTADSLVANNLVLAIYRHITNPECRQYILRQAFEEAIHTHAYQYCIESLGMDEGEVFNMYREIPSVARKASWGLKYTQSLSDPTFNTGTPENDQRLLRNLIAFYCVLEGIFFYCGFTQILSMGRRNKMNGVAEQFQYILRDESMHLNFGIDMINQIKIENPHLWTAEFQEEVIQMILEGTMLEIEYARDTMPRGVLGMNASMMEEYLKFICNRRLAQLGLPEQFAGVTNPFGWMSEMMDLRKEKNFFETRVTDYQTGGALSW
- a CDS encoding TetR/AcrR family transcriptional regulator, with the translated sequence MPPFALTYRAQKVLDTSQTLFNQDGFHHVGVDLIIDASQIAKGTFYKYFHSKEHLVEMTLSLQRTALKKEVRSILYANKHLSGREKLKRIFFLHADVEGMYHLLFRAVFEIKTRYPKAYEMVVEYRNWLIREIYMLLVRMDIKAAKADAQMFLFVVDGVMVQLLSGHKVDKGKLLEGWLVGVLFGTNRG
- a CDS encoding flavin reductase; the encoded protein is MVEATDFRDAMSLLTSAVSVITTTGMSGRYGFTASAVCSVTDTPPTLLVCMNRASSSHVHFVDNKILSVNVLSADHQHISKAFSSKLSPEERFKHGAWSELETGAPVLDDALVNFDCEIDQIQEVGTHTIFICRIVAVQQSGHDQSLVYFNRAYHQVGQTEVA
- a CDS encoding methionine synthase, giving the protein MKRLLPTSTAGSLPKPSWLAEPEKLWSPWKLQEQGLIEGKQDALRLSLHEQQVAGIDIVSDGEQTRQHFVTTFIEHLTGVDFEKRETVRIRNRYDASVPTVVGAVSRQKPVFVEDAKFLRQQTNQPIKWALPGPMTMIDTLYDAHYKSREKLAWEFAKILNEEAKELEAAGVDIIQFDEPAFNVFFDEVNDWGVATLERALEGLKCETAVHICYGYGIKANTDWKKTLGSEWRQYEEAFPKLQQSKLDIISLECHNSRVPMDLIELIRGKKVMVGAIDVASNTVETPEEVADTLRKALQFVDADKLYPSTNCGMAPLARDVARGKLNALSAGAEIVRRELQG
- a CDS encoding DUF1852 domain-containing protein, which encodes MSSAFNFTIKSIRFDENYYPSENTRITTNFANLARGQSRQENLRNTLKMIDNRFNTLAHWDNPEGDRYAVELEIISVEMKVEAGTDSNALPLIEILKTNIVDKKTNERIEGIVGNNFSSYVRDYDFSVLLLEHNKNQSGFSTPENFGDLHGNLFKSFIESETYKANFKKPPVICLSVSSSKVYQRTENQHPVLGTEYLQDEYSLTDEYFQKMGLKVRYFMPPNSVAPLAFYFSGDLLADYSNLELISTISTMESFQKIYRPEIYNANSVAGKSYQPSLSNQDYSLTRIVYDREERSRLAIEQGKFVEEQFIKPYQNILEQWSANYAAQSNSQKSYAH